A region from the Campylobacter blaseri genome encodes:
- a CDS encoding ComEA family DNA-binding protein, producing MKKLLLTLLLSFTFLFSTININTASKEELMSIKGVGEKTAEYIIDYRKDKKFEKIEDIKNIKGIGDKKFEVIKDDITISGKTITKNKDNNKDSSNKR from the coding sequence ATGAAAAAACTACTTTTAACACTACTACTTAGCTTTACATTCTTATTTAGTACAATAAACATTAATACTGCTTCAAAAGAGGAACTTATGAGCATTAAAGGTGTTGGTGAAAAGACAGCAGAGTATATAATAGATTATAGAAAAGATAAGAAATTTGAAAAGATAGAGGATATTAAAAATATAAAGGGAATAGGTGATAAGAAATTTGAAGTTATTAAAGATGATATAACTATATCAGGTAAAACAATAACAAAAAACAAAGATAACAATAAAGATAGTAGTAATAAAAGATAG